The following DNA comes from Castor canadensis chromosome 4, mCasCan1.hap1v2, whole genome shotgun sequence.
AGCTGATGATGGAGAAGCTGGGGGCCCCTCAGACTCACCTGGGCCTGAAGAGCATGATTAAGGAGGTGGACGAGGACTTTGATGGCAAACTCAGCTTCCGGGAGGTACCTGTGTCCTGCTGGTCCCAGGCCCCTAGGCCAGAGTGACACTGAGCAGAACCTCAGTTCATAGTTGCCTGAGTACAAATGGGTTGGTCTCATGAGAGTGCTGTTTGGGATCTAACCTgcaattctgttttaaaaatatcctcAAGGGacgggtacagtggctcacagctgtaatcctaactacttaagaGGCTAATATCGgcaagatcatggttccaggccaactccaggcaaaaagttagtgaccccacctcaaccaataaagaggtggtgcatgcctgtcatcccaaccacACAGAAAGCCTAAATAGGAGGGTCAAAGTTCAGACTGGTTctgagcataaatgtgagaccctatctcaaaaatgaccaaagcaaaaaagggctggggcatggctcaagttgtagagtacctgcctagaaagagcAAGGctgtgaattcaaatcccagtaccacctatATATATCTATCTTTAAAAGAGGATGGGGGGGTGTGTAATTTAGCATGTACTTAGTATGCTAAGTACAgcaccaacaaataaataaataaaatctttaaggaaataaataaatatataaaatctttaaGGAAACAGTTAACTACAGTGCCAACTGGGAAGATGGCCAGTGAACAGAGTAAAAACCAGCACAGGCAATATAACCTCATTTGGGTGTTGTGGCTGCAAAGTTTTGGTGGGTTTAGAGTgctatgctttaaaaaatattagcacCTTTTGGTTTTATGGCAAACTTTTGAAAGTagtaaaaaactaaacaagagcTCTTAGTCTGTGCGCATGGATGGGACCCTCCAACCCCAAGCAGCCCACGACTGGCTCTAGGGCTTTGAACCCCTGAAGTTGCAGGCCCAGTTTGACGTGTGTGGGTGTCTCCTGGGGAGGAGTGCACGTGACATTCACAGCTGGATTCCTAAATGGCTGAGGACCTTGGTGAAAATCCATACCTATTTTGGGAAAAAGCAGTCTCAAGGCCATAGAGTTTCTTCCATGGCAAGGGTTCTTCCCCACAGGGGAGAGAATTTCTCatcttgtggggttttttgtgagTTTCGTTGGCAGGCCTCTGGATGTGTAGGTGGAAGCGGATGGTACAGGTTGGGAGCATTAGGCCAGCTCCTATGGTCTCTGTCCCAGTCTTGTCTCAAATGGGTGCTTTGAAGGGGGATCAGAAGGCTGTTCTTGCCTCCTGGTGTTTTCCCTTGGTTGGCATCCTGGTGTCTGCTAGTGGGATGCTTGGTCAAGTGCAAGTCTTCTGGCCAGGTTGACAGGACTGTGTAAGACTCTTCCTGTGGATCTGCAGCCACACTGGCCACCACCAAGCCCCTCTTCCATTTGAGATGAATTGGGTTCGCCACTTGCTGCCCACAAATCAGCTCCAGAAcctgctctctcttcctctcttgacCTGTAGCCATGGAACTAGTAGATGTCATATGGTCATTTATATACTGTACTGTATGTACCATATTTGGTTGCCTTCCCATTTCCTGACATCCAGCTCCTAAAACTCTTGAAATACCTGGAGTGTCTTTTGGATACTAATGAGAAGACTGGTGGCTGGCCACCTCTGGGACAGACTGGTCACAGGAAAGACCAAGAGCAATCTCTGGAGAAGGAAGATTGATCATCAGTGGCCAATGATTTGATTTAATTAATCATGTCTATGTAAGGAATTTCCATAAAATCCTAAAGGACTGGATTTGATGGTGGTGGTAGGATTCCAGATAACTGAGCGATATGGAGATTCCTGGAGGGTGTCTCACCCAGAGAGGAGATGGAAGCTCTGCCCCTTCACCCATACTATTTATCTCTTTGTCTGTATCCTTTGCAGAATCCTTTATAATAAAGTGATAAATGTAAGTAAAGTGTTTCCCTGAGTCAGGAGCTACTCTAGCAAATTGATCCAACCCAAGGAGAGAATTGTAGGAACCCCAATTTATAGCCTGACGTTCTGGGGGCCCAGCCTAATGTCTGCCATGTTAAAGTGAAGGAGGCAGTCTTGAGGACCAAATGTGGATAGTGTCAGAGCTGAATAGGATTAACAGACACCCAGCTGGTGTCCACCATCCAGAACCAACTGTTTGCTTGGTGTGTGGGACCCCATACTTCTGGGGTCACTCACAATACCTGTGTGAGTGAGAGAATAGGAGACCAGTTTGGCTTTCCCTCTGTTATCACAGTAGATCACAGGAAACTGTTTTGGGGCAACCTCAGATGACGGCGTCCAGCTTTCATATTTAAGGGCTAAAGAATCCAGACCCAGACCCCAGCCTCTAGCACCCACCTGCTGTCTTTACAGCTGCCAGATCTGTTCCCATGGTCTTATTCATCTCCTGCTGGGCAGCAGCCCCTCCTGCCCCGGTTCCCTTGGAGCATGGAAGGTAGAAGCTTTTGCCGTAGGGAAACCTGGAGGAGACCTTGCGGAAAGAGTTTCTGCTTTGGTCTCCAACATTGTGACCTCCAGAACAGCACATGAGAGGGTGTTCAGCTGAACTAGACCCAACTCCCCTCTGCCCTGTTTTGCTCTGGGCCACCTGCGATGTTCCACAGATGCTTGGCCAGCTTTTGGTTAGCAGCCGATGCAGCCATTCCCCCTTAGGAAGCTGTAGGGACATTGGCGTTAATCCATTGTCAACTCTGAGCTCCCTGTGGTCCCATGTCTAGCACTTTGCCGCTGGGCATCTGGGATTTAGAAGTATAAGGACAGGTGTGATCATACAGACCTCACCACCTTACAGCCTAACCTCTTGTATATCATTTCACTCTGTGGGTTTCCACCTGTGCTGGAAGCCATGAGCGGTTACACTGTGTTTATGCGCTGAGAAAAGCCTGGGCTTACAGTCAGACCTTGGTCTGTCCACACAGAGCTCTGACACTTGGGTaactccttcttttttttcctctttgcagtgttgggatttaaactcagtgcctcgtgcttactaggcagccactctaacacttgagccactctgccagtccttttttgtattgggtgtttttgagatagactctcaagaactatttgcctgggctggctttgaacctcaatcttcctgatttttgcctcctgagtaggtagaattacaggtgagagccaccagcacctagatAGGCAACatcttttactacattttttgagaaaggggcttgctatgtagtccaggttggccttgaacttattatgtaacccaggctggtttggaactctccatcctcctgcctcagtctcctaaatgctgggattacaggagtccaccaccatgcccagctactctTGGGTTCGTGAGACATCCTTTTAGTATAATGAATACCTCCTTTTTGCTTAAACCAACCAGTTTATTTCTGTCACTTACAATCTCAGAGCTCTAATACAGGGGAGGTATTTGCATCAATGGCCAGATCCAGGGAGTTAAAAACTCTCTAAATCTAGCAGAGGCTGAAAGAGCTTTTGAGCTTTGtgagttctctctctgtcctttgtTTTCCacctctctttcccctccccccttttcctCATAGTCACAGTTAGGACATTTTCCAATTCTTCTACAACATGCCAGTCTTTGTGGACTATAAATAGCAAGACAAACAAGGCTGGGCAGTAAGAGAAATTGTCATTCTGGTAGTGAGTGACTGAACTCAAGTGAAATGAGAATGCCTGAAATGCTTTATGTTCAGGTTGAgctgggatttctttttttcttcttttggctgaCTGGGGTCAGGGGGACTCCTGAGTTATGATGGGGCTGCAGTTGGTCACCTGCTGAGATGACGGAATAAGCACTCATGGCCTGGATTTGCCCTAGACTTGAGGACCCAGAGGAAACAGCTCTGGGGAAAAGACCCATAAAGAATTCCTTAATGTTTTCGGCTCAAAAAGCCCTTCTGTGAACATGAACACTGCCATCTCCGTCTGAGATGTCAAAAAACCAAGCATGAGGATGGAGAGAGCCCCAAGGCCACTTAGAGTGGTGCTGAGCTGGGGTTGCCTTCTCTCTTTCCTAAGTGGCCTCCCCAGGTCCATGAGGACAGCTGGTGGGGAGGGCTGTCTCCTCCTGGAGCAGTGAGCTGGGGATCTTCTTTGAATGAAGTGCCTTAAGGATGGGTCCAAGTTTACTCTgacttctgttgctataacagaatacctgagattgGGATGcttagaaagaaaacaggtttattttggctcgtgGTTCTGGAAGTCCAAGAGAACCATGCTGGCATCTTTTTGGCTTTTGGTGAGGGCTTTATGCTGCTTCAACTCATGGCAGACAGCTCAAAGACAAGCAGCCTGTGTGGAAGAAAGATAAAATGGTGAGAGAAGAAGCAACAGAGACTCAGCCCCCTGAGAAGAGTGTAAAGTCCTCTTGATGAcctaatcgattctcacaggccCACCACCTCTCAACACTTGCCTTGGGAACCAAGTGTCAATGTAAGTTTCAGGGGACACACCATATTCAAGCCATAGCAGCAGGGTACAGAGGAACGGCATTTTTATTCCTTCCTACTGCTTACATTTGCAACACTGAAGTCTTTGCTACTGCCATCTCTTCTATGTGAGAGCTCACCACCGTGGGCCCCACTTCCTTGGCCTTGATCCCACTGGGGCCCAGCCTCCTTTAGTAGGCTTGTGTTCTTCCCAGCCAGTGTCCTGTCTCTAACAATTTGCTGTAAAGCCAGTCTTTGCTGGCCTCTAGTGAGAGCGCTTGAAGCTGCAGGTGGATGAACTTGGTGTTTCTGTCAATCCAAACCTACCACGTGGACCTCAGGGAAGCTACAAATCTTAGGGCATCTGGTTTCGTCCCTTGATTGGTCCCTGGCAAAGTCCCCAATGGATTGAAGACCCCCAAAGTGAAGAAGGTTAGGGTTTCACTCAACATAACATAATTCCCTCGAGGGAGTAAGAGCCATGGGAGTAAAAGGCTGGAAAACCTGTTGAAGTTGCTGACCTGTCACTGTGTTTCAGGTGACATGTTCTATTGCCTTTGAGAAAGGCATTCTTTAGGGAAGACGGCCATGCAACAGGACATGGAAACCTGAAATTTCCCTAAAGGTTTATGAATTTTAAGCAGCACCTGAAAACCTTTGCTTTGTTAGAGAGGACAGGAAGATGAAGGACCAACCATTCAAGCTTAGCCAATTTACTTATTTAAGAATTTACTCTCTTTCCAACTtaggactggtagaatggctcctGCAAAGAAGGGAGGTGGTGACTTGAGAATATACCATTGACATTCACAAGGAGATCCATGGAGTGGGCTTTAAGAATCGAGTCCCTCAGGCACTCAGAGATCTGGAAATTTGCCATGAAGGATGTGGGGACTCCAGATGTGTGCATAGATACCAGGCTCACCAAAGCTGTCTGGACCAAAGGAATAAGGAATGTCCAGGTGCAGTTATCCAGAAACATAATTAGAATGAAGATTTGCTAAACAAGCTCTTGTGACCGATACTTTGGTGACCTATGACCCTATTACCATGTGCAAAAATCTACAGTCAATTGTGGATGAAAGCTAACTGCTGAGTGGGAATAAAGTCAtaaaactgcaaaaaacaaaaaaaaagaatttattctgTGAAGGTCTTAGTGCAGTTGTCTTCAAAGATTGATTTGTTCAGGTCTCACATATTGAATCTGGAGGAAGAGGACAGATGATTTAATAAATGACACAGATTACTCAATaaccatttggaagaaaataaggTTAATGATTACCCTCACATGATAgatcaaaataaatttcagagattaaatatttacattctttttaaaagaagccaTAAAATAGTAGGCAAAAAACATAGCTGATTGTCGATGTAATCTTGGTGGCAAGAAAAGTTCTTCTAAGCATAACTCtggtgagagaaaagaaaaagattcggtacagtttatgtaaaatttttgaAAGTCAAAAAGTACCATAAATAAGCTAGGTAGAGTGGTTCATACTTGtagtgccagctacttgggaggctggatcTGGTGGATCAATTGAGCCCAGAAAAACAAGACCACCCTGGGCAATCTAATGAGAGCCCtttctgataaataaataaataaaaataaataaataaataaaagcaagccaggcactgcataaataaataaataaataaataaaagcaagctcatgcatgtaatcctaactactcaggaggcagagatcaggaggatcaaagtttcgaggccagcccaggcaaacagttctcaagaccttatcttgaaaaatacctaacactaaaaagggctggtggagtggctcaagtagtagagccacctgtctagcaagtgagaagccctgagttcaaatcttaatacctccaaaaatacataaataaataataaaaggtaattaattaattaccaTAAACACAGTTAAATGTAAGTGACTgagcttaaatattttaaacataacaGGTCCTAGGAAGATCTTTTAGCAAACACTGAGGAAGGTAAGCAATCTTAAGaaacatcaaaaacattatttaGCTTCAAAATAGTATATATGGGTCTACTTGACTTTTCTTTCGTGGCTGTAAATCAGGTTATTGCCGGGTTTTTGCTTTCATAGGTAATGCTTAAACTGTTGTGTGAATTTCCTAGGGACAGACTCCTAGCAGTGACACTAATGGTTGGGTAGAtaacagcattttattttatttattgttttatatcattttcttttctttctttatttggtgctggcgattgaactcagggcctcactcatgctaagcaTTGGCTCTACCAGTGATCCACGCCTCCaacttcatgtttttatttttgcaatctGGAAAGGGACAAAATAactatgtcacacacacacaaggcacCTTTCCAAATGTTTGGCAAGAATGGGTCGGCTTGGGCCTAGGGATTATTGTGGGTCTGTCACCAAGGTCGTTGGACAGTACTTACCCTCCCATCCTTCTTCCTCCACAGTTCCTGCTCATTTTCCACAAGGCTGCAGCAGGGGAGCTGCAGGAGGACAGCGGGCTGATGGCGCTGGCCAAGCTCTCAGAGATCGATGTTGCCCTGGAGGGTGTCAAAGGTGCCAAGGACTTCTTCGAAGCCAAGGTAGGTGCCTGTTCCTTCTCTGCAGAGCCACTGGCCCTCCCTTCACTTTGCGCATGTGACAGGCACTCTGTGCCCAGTGACTGTCCCATTTGCACGAGGTGGTACATCATGTACAATAGCAGGAAAATGGTATGGGGGAGTGTCCACGTGCTAGctgaaaattaaacacaaaacaaacacagcCAAGGGGTAAGTCCATTCAATCCTGC
Coding sequences within:
- the Efhd1 gene encoding EF-hand domain-containing protein D1 isoform X3, encoding MCFSFLSFFLLLVGLEYDLKPSCLQSRSSRFFRRTSNPFCSGILEMGVSRTICPCWPGWNLVFQVARMTGVSHQCRPRYDAGRDGFIDLMELKLMMEKLGAPQTHLGLKSMIKEVDEDFDGKLSFREFLLIFHKAAAGELQEDSGLMALAKLSEIDVALEGVKGAKDFFEAKVGACSFSAEPLALPSLCACDRHSVPSDCPICTRWYIMYNSRKMVWGSVHVLAEN
- the Efhd1 gene encoding EF-hand domain-containing protein D1 isoform X1; this translates as MASEELARKLQRRLRLEAAEEGGRDSPQPAPCAAPARVPETEPEPEPEPPARAPTASADAELSAQLSRRLDINEGAARPRRCRVFNPYTEFPEFSRRLIKDLENMFKLYDAGRDGFIDLMELKLMMEKLGAPQTHLGLKSMIKEVDEDFDGKLSFREFLLIFHKAAAGELQEDSGLMALAKLSEIDVALEGVKGAKDFFEAKVGACSFSAEPLALPSLCACDRHSVPSDCPICTRWYIMYNSRKMVWGSVHVLAEN